A single Macaca mulatta isolate MMU2019108-1 chromosome 11, T2T-MMU8v2.0, whole genome shotgun sequence DNA region contains:
- the H2AJ gene encoding histone H2A.J, translated as MSGRGKQGGKVRAKAKSRSSRAGLQFPVGRVHRLLRKGNYAERVGAGAPVYLAAVLEYLTAEILELAGNAARDNKKTRIIPRHLQLAIRNDEELNKLLGKVTIAQGGVLPNIQAVLLPKKTESQKAKSK; from the coding sequence ATGTCCGGTCGCGGAAAACAGGGCGGCAAAGTACGAGCAAAGGCCAAATCCCGCTCCTCCCGCGCGGGCCTGCAGTTCCCGGTGGGCCGAGTGCACAGACTGCTGCGCAAAGGGAACTACGCGGAGCGAGTGGGCGCCGGGGCGCCGGTGTATCTGGCGGCGGTGCTGGAGTACCTGACGGCGGAGATCCTGGAGCTGGCTGGCAACGCCGCGCGTGACAACAAGAAGACCAGGATAATTCCCCGCCACCTGCAGCTCGCCATCCGCAACGACGAGGAGTTAAACAAGCTGCTGGGCAAAGTGACCATCGCTCAGGGCGGCGTCCTACCCAACATCCAGGCCGTGCTGCTGCCCAAGAAGACGGAGAGTCAGAAGGCGAAGAGCAAGTGA
- the WBP11 gene encoding WW domain-binding protein 11, with protein MGRRSTSSTKSGKFMNPTDQARKEARKRELKKNKKQRMMVRAAVLKMKDPKQIIRDMEKLDEMEFNPVQQPQLNEKVLKDKRKKLRETFERILRLYEKENPDIYKELRKLEVEYEQKRAQLSQYFDAVKNAQHVEVESIPLPDMPHAPSNILIQDIPLPGAQPPSILKKTSAYGPPTRAVSILPLLGHGVPRLPPGRKPPGPPPGPPPPQVVQMYGRKVGFALDLPPRRRDEDMLYSPELAQRGHDDDISSTSEDDGYPEDMDQDKHDDSTDDSDTDKSDGESDGDEFVHRDDGERDNNEEKKSGLSVRFADMPGKSRKKKKNMKELTPLQAMMLRMAGQEIPEEGREVEEFSEDDDEDDSDDSEAEKQSQKQHKEESHSDGASTASSQQQAPPQSVPPSQIQAPPMPGPPPLGPPPAPPLRPPGPPTGLPPGPPPGAPPFLRPPGMPGLRGPLPRLLPPGPPPGRPPGPPPGPPPGLPPGPPPRGPPPRLPPPAPPGIPPPRPGMMRPPLVPPLGPAPPGLFPPAPLPNPGVLSAPPNLIQRPKADDTSAATIEKKATATISAKPQITNPKAEITRFVPTALRVRRENKGATAAPQRKSEDDSAVPLAKAAPKSGPSVPVSVQTKDDVYEAFMKEMEGLL; from the exons AGTTTAACCCAGTGCAACAGCCACAATTAAATGAGAAAGTACTGAAAGACAAGCGTAAAAAACTGCGTGAAACCTTCGAACGTATTCTACGACTCTATGAAAAAGAGAATCCAGATATTTACAAAGAATTGAGAAAGCTAGAAGTAGAATATGAACAGAAGAGGGCTCAACTTAGCCAATATTTTGATGCTGTCAAG AATGCTCAGCATGTGGAAGTGGAGAGTATTCCTTTGCCGGATATGCCACATGCTCCTTCCAACATTTTGATCCAGGACATTCCACTTCCTGGTGCCCAGCCACCCTCTATACTAAAGAAAACCTCAGCCTATGG ACCTCCAACTCGGGCAGTTTCTATCCTTCCTCTTCTTGGACATGGTGTTCCACGTTTGCCCCCTGGCAGAAAACCTCCTGGCCCTCCCCCTGGTCCACCTCCTCCTCAAGTCGTGCAGATGTATGGCCGTAAAGTGGGTTTTGCCCTAGATCTTCCCCCTCGTAGGCGAGATGAAGACATGTTATATAGTCCTGAACTTG CCCAGCGAGGTCATGATGATGATATTTCTAGCACCAGTGAAGATGATGGCTATCCTGAGGACATGGATCAAGATAAGCATGATGACAGTACTGATGACAGTGACACCGACAAATCAGATGGAGAAAGTGACGGGGATGAATTTGTGCACCGTGATGATGGTGAGAGAGAcaacaatgaagaaaagaagtcag GTCTGAGTGTACGGTTTGCAGATATGCCTGgaaaatcaaggaagaaaaagaagaacatgaAGGAACTGACTCCTCTTCAAGCCATGATGCTTCGTATGGCAG gtCAAGAAATCCCTGAGGAGGGACGGGAAGTAGAGGAATTTTCAGAGGACGATGATGAAGATGATTCTGATGACTCTGAAGCAGAAAAGCAATCACAAAAACAGCATAAAGAGGAATCCCATTCTGATGGCGCATCCACTGCTTCTTCACAGCAGCAGGCTCCGCCGCAGTCTGTTCCTCCTTCTCAGATACAAGCACCTCCCATGCCAGGACCACCACCTCTTGGACCACCGCCTGCTCCACCATTACGGCCTCCTGGGCCACCTACAGGCCTCCCTCCTGGTCCACCTCCAG GAGCTCCTCCATTCCTGAGACCACCTGGAATGCCAGGACTCCGAGGGCCCTTACCCCGACTTTTACCTCCAGGACCACCACCAGGCCGACCCCCTGGCCCTCCCCCAGGTCCACCTCCAGGTCTGCCTCCTGGTCCCCCTCCTCGGGGACCCCCACCAAGGCTACCTCCCCCTGCACCTCCAG gtATTCCTCCACCTCGTCCTGGCATGATGCGCCCACCTTTGGTGCCTCCCCTTGGACCTGCCCCCCCTGGGCTTTTCCCACCAGCTCCCTTGCCGAACCCTGGGGTTTTAAGTGCCCCACCCAACTTGATTCAGCGACCCAAGGCGGATGATACGAGTGCAGCCACCATTGAGAAGAAAGCCACAGCAACCATCAGTGCCAAGCCACAGATCACTAATCCCAAGGCAGAGATTACTCGATTTGTGCCCACTGCACTGAGAGTACGTCGGGAGAATAAAGGGGCTACTGCTGCTCCCCAGAGAAAGTCAGAGGATGATTCTGCTGTGCCTCTTGCCAAAGCAGCACCCAAATCTGGTCCTTCTGTTCCTGTCTCAGTACAAACTAAGGATGATGTCTATGAGGCTTTCATGAAAGAGATGGAAGGGCTACTGTGA